A genomic window from Nicotiana sylvestris chromosome 11, ASM39365v2, whole genome shotgun sequence includes:
- the LOC104246462 gene encoding autophagy-related protein 11, which yields MSSSNASSGVVQVGKLLVHIAENGQSYELNCDEYTLVDAVQQFLESVSGIPIGDQLLLCLDVKLELHCPLSTYKLPSDDREVILFNKARMRSNAPPPLPEEVEIIDIPDPPLPSSSHDPHPLDDATDPALKALPSYERQFRFHFQSGHAIYSRSQMRIETCERLLREQKVQERALGIARGNLDHFYGMIVQNYNDFLKCYSQQYRSHSNLLSNFGRDIEKLRSCKLHPALQTANRKCLLDFVKEENLRKLAEDCSGSHRQFENKVAEFKHEFGELEHNAKHLFSTKGSHIIREVELAIRDHQKYVSEQKSIMQALSKDVNMVKKLVDDCLANQLSSSLRPHDAVSALGPMYECHEKSYLPKMQACDGEISNLVDFCNDKKNEMNILVHSYMQKVAYIQYTIKDIRCKFAVFQEALRRQGDLFEHLKVVRGIGPAYRACLAEVVRRKAAMKLYMGMAGQLAERLATRRETEVRRREEFLRVNSTYIPRDILASMGLYDTPNHCDVNITPFDTKLLDVDISDIDRYAPEYLLGLSSRSEKHGTSKSPLSMSNDGSQLAETELSDFAEKIDCEGLLQGSEVLDIAGTSKMEVENAKLRAELASKIAFMCSTCPDFDYESLDDSKIDSALKEAREKTSEALHLKEEYEKHLHSMLKTKQIQCESYEKRIQELEQRLSDHYSQGHTHSADEGVSNLTVSAVKNDDSKSDMPHMPTEVMDEVSCASSSSNIKPGSKQIKEQEGLDDNMTDSSGMINPQLDSSMLDPHREEEHENLPVKDKKDTGLAAGGDITLATSSMAVSISHPQNDIPSEVTGEQDLDAKERSDLLLELQGVVAEKSKLLDESEAKVKSLTEEVAKLVRELEIRGKLLDESQMNCAHLENCLHEAREEAQTHLCAADRRASEYSALRASAVKMRSLFERLRACVLSGGVAGLPESLRALSQSLANSINEKEEDGSAEFRECIRVLADKVGALSRHRADLADKCTKFDAANKQLAKELDEKKELVNTLYKKHQHEKQANKEKISFGRLEVHEIAAFVLNSTGNYEAINRNSPRYYLSAESVALFTDHLPNRPSYIVGLVVHIERQTVRLPPSTSVRADHDRDRLDILTSDTGTTNRLSLNSGSTTNPYGLPVGCEYFVVTVAMLPDTAIHSSPTS from the exons ATGAGTAGTTCAAATGCTTCATCAGGTGTAGTTCAAGTAGGCAAACTTTTGGTTCATATTGCTGAGAATGGGCAATCGTATGAACTGAATTGTGATGAATATACTCTTGTTGATGCTGTTCAGCAATTTCTTGAATCTGTTTCCGGTATTCCGATTGGTGATCAGCTTCTTTTGTGCTTAGATGTGAAACTTGAATTGCATTGTCCCCTTAGTACTTATAAGCTCCCATCCGATGACCGGGAAGTTATCTTGTTTAATAAAGCTAGAATGAGGAGCAATGCGCCACCTCCATTACCCGAGGAAGTTGAGATAATTGATATTCCTGACCCACCATTGCCATCGTCTTCTCATGACCCTCACCCTTTGGATGATGCTACAGACCCTGCCTTAAAAGCGTTGCCTTCTTATGAGAGGCAATTTAGGTTCCACTTCCAGAGCGGTCATGCCATTTATAGCCGTTCCCAAATGAGGATCGAGACTTGTGAGAGGCTTTTAAGAGAGCAAAAAGTGCAAGAACGGGCATTAGGGATTGCTAGGGGCAATCTTGATCACTTCTATGGGATGATAGTGCAAAATTACAATGACTTTTTAAAGTGTTATTCCCAGCAATATCGTAGCCATTCTAATTTGCTATCTAATTTTGGAAGGGATATAGAGAAGTTGAGGTCTTGCAAACTTCATCCTGCTTTGCAGACTGCTAACCGCAAGTGCTTGCTGGATTTCGTGAAAGAAGAGAACTTGCGGAAGTTGGCAGAGGATTGTAGTGGTTCACATAGGCAGTTTGAGAATAAAGTCGCCGAATTTAAGCACGAGTTTGGAGAGCTAGAGCACAATGCTAAGCATTTATTTTCTACCAAAGGTTCACATATTATTAGGGAAGTGGAACTAGCTATCAGAGACCATCAGAAATATGTCAGTGAACAGAAAAGCATAATGCAGGCTTTGAG CAAGGATGTGAATATGGTAAAAAAGCTTGTGGATGACTGTTTGGCCAACCAGTTATCATCTTCACTCCGTCCGCATGATGCTGTTTCAGCCTTGGGACCGATGTATGAATGCCATGAGAAAAGTTACcttcccaagatgcaggcttgtGATGGTGAAATCTCAAATTTGGTTGACTTCTGCAATGATAAAAAGAATGAAATGAACATTCTTGTGCATAGTTACATGCAAAAGGTAGCATATATCCAGTACACCATCAAAGATATACGATGCAAGTTTGCTGTTTTCCAGGAAGCTTTGAGGCGTCAAGGCGATTTATTCGAGCACTTAAAAGTGGTCCGAGGGATTGGTCCTGCTTACAGGGCATGCCTTGCTGAAGTGGTACGAAGAAAAGCGGCAATGAAACTATACATGGGAATGGCTGGACAATTAGCTGAACGGCTTGCAACCAGGAGGGAGACAGAAGTTCGTAGAAGAGAGGAGTTTCTGAGAGTTAATAGTACATACATTCCTCGGGATATTTTGGCTTCCATGGGACTGTACGATACCCCTAACCACTGTGATGTCAATATAACTCCTTTTGACACTAAATTGCTTGACGTTGATATCTCAGACATTGATCGATATGCTCCTGAGTATCTGTTGGGACTCTCTTCCAGGAGTGAAAAACACGGGACATCAAAGAGTCCGCTTTCCATGTCTAACGACGGTTCTCAATTAGCTGAAACTGAGTTAAGTGACTTTGCTGAGAAAATTGATTGTGAGGGATTACTTCAGGGTTCAGAGGTTCTGGATATTGCTGGAACTAGCAAAATGGAAGTGGAGAATGCAAAATTGAGGGCTGAACTTGCTTCTAAGATAGCCTTTATGTGTTCTACCTGTCCTGATTTTGATTATGAATCGCTTGATGACAGTAAAATTGATAGTGCACTGAAAGAAGCAAGAGAGAAAACCTCTGAGGCTCTACATCTGAAAGAAGAGTACGAAAAGCACCTTCATTCTATGCTTAAGACGAAACAAATTCAGTGTGAATCTTATGAAAAACGGATTCAGGAGTTGGAACAGCGGTTGTCTGATCATTACTCACAAGGGCACACACATTCTGCTGATGAGGGTGTTTCTAACTTAACTGTTTCAGCTGTGAAGAATGATGACAGCAAATCTGACATGCCTCATATGCCCACTGAAGTCATGGATGAGGTTTCTTGTGCTTCTAGTTCATCAAATATCAAACCTGGCTCTAAACAAATTAAGGAACAAGAAGGCTTAGATGACAATATGACTGATTCCTCTGGCATGATAAACCCTCAGTTGGATTCATCTATGCTAGATCCACATCGTGAAGAAGAGCATGAGAACCTTCCCGTGAAAGACAAGAAAGATACCGGATTAGCGGCTGGTGGAGATATCACACTTGCGACAAGTTCCATGGCTGTGAGTATATCCCACCCTCAGAATGACATACCTTCTGAAGTAACTGGTGAACAAGATTTGGATGCTAAAGAAAGATCGGATCTTCTCCTGGAGTTGCAAGGTGTCGTGGCTGAAAAATCAAAGCTACTGGATGAAAGCGAAGCCAAGGTAAAATCCTTAACAGAGGAGGTAGCCAAGCTGGTGAGAGAGCTGGAGATCAGAGGGAAGCTTCTTGATGAATCTCAG ATGAATTGTGCCCATCTAGAGAATTGTCTTCATGAAGCGAGAGAGGAAGCTCAAACCCATCTATGTGCAGCTGATAGAAGGGCTTCTGAGTATAGTGCTTTGCGTGCTTCTGCAGTTAAAATGCGCAGCCTCTTTGAAAGATTGAGAGCGTGTGTGTTGTCCGGTGGTGTAGCTGGTTTGCCTGAGTCCTTGCGTGCGTTATCTCAATCTTTAGCCAA TTCAAtcaatgaaaaagaagaagatggcTCAGCTGAATTTCGTGAATGCATTCGGGTACTTGCTGATAAAGTTGGTGCGTTATCAAGGCACCGAGCGGACCTGGCTGACAAATGTACCAAGTTTGATGCTGCAAATAAACAGCTAGCGAAGGAGTTGGACGAAAAGAAAGAATTGGTTAACACCCTCTATAAAAAGCATCAACACGAGAAGCAG GCAAACAAAGAGAAGATATCGTTTGGGCGTTTAGAAGTCCATGAGATTGCAGCATTTGTCCTCAACTCTACTGGAAATTATGAGGCTATCAATCGAAACAGTCCTCGTTACTATCTCTCTGCAGAATCTGTGGCTTTGTTTACTGACCATCTTCCAAATCGTCCAAGTTAC